The following coding sequences lie in one Globicephala melas chromosome 15, mGloMel1.2, whole genome shotgun sequence genomic window:
- the LOC115861553 gene encoding LOW QUALITY PROTEIN: small ribosomal subunit protein uS10-like (The sequence of the model RefSeq protein was modified relative to this genomic sequence to represent the inferred CDS: inserted 1 base in 1 codon; substituted 1 base at 1 genomic stop codon), with protein MPHSRFQDNLWKPEVPKPPLCIPYSSFFPEVFISESLLISLDRDKPSGKTSLEPEVAIHRIRITLTSCNTKSLEKVCDDLIRGEKEKNLRVKGLLCTPTKTLKITTRKTPCHXRFQMRIHKXLIDLHSPSEIKQIISISIEPGVKVEVTIADA; from the exons ATGCCCCATTCGAGGTTCCAGGATAATCTATGGAAACCAGAAGTCCCTAAACCACCTTTGTGCATCCCTTATTCCTCCTTCTTCCCAGAAGTGTTCATCAGTGAGTCCCTCCTCATTAGTCTGGACAGGGACAAG CCTAGCGGAAAGACTTCCCTGGAGCCAGAGGTAGCGATTCACCGGATTAGAATCACCCTCACCAGCTGCAACACGAAGTCTTTGGAGAAGGTATGTGATGACCTAATCAGAGGCGAGAAGGAAAAGAATCTCAGAGTGAAAGGACTGTTGTGTACCCCTACCAAGACTCTGAAAATAACTACCAGGAAAACTCCTTGTC GAAGGTTCCAAATGAGGATCCACAAGTGACTCATTGACCTGCACAGTCCTTCTGAGATTAAGCAGATCATTTCCATCAGTATTGAGCCAGGAGTCAAGGTTGAAGTCACCATTGCCGATGCTTAa